From Brucella anthropi ATCC 49188:
GGGCAATTCGACAACATTTCTGTCGATCGATCTGGTCAAGATGGCGCTGGGTCAGTTCGATCTTGGACCGGCGGCGGCGATGTCGTTGATCTACTTCCTCATCATCCTGCTGCTGTCATGGGTGTTCTACACCGTCATGACCAGCCACGATCAGGAGGTGTGAGATGAACGCCATACAGGGAACTTCCGTGGGCAGTGCACCTGCAATTGCACCGATCTCAAACGCCGTCCGACAAAAATCGAGCAGACGTGATAGGCCGCGGTTCGGCTGGCTGATACCGACAATCTATATCGTTCTGCTTCTGATACCGATCTACTGGCTCATCAATATGAGCTTCAAGACCAATCAGGAAATCCTGACGTCGCTAACGCTCTTTCCGCATGAGCCAACATTGCAGAACTATCGCGCCATCTTCACCGACTCCGCCTGGTATTCGGGTTACATCAACTCGATCATCTATGTGGTCATGAACATGGTAATTTCGGTTTCGGTGGCGCTGCCTGCAGCCTATGCCTTCTCGCGCTACCGGTTTCTGGGCGACAAACACCTGTTCTTCTGGCTCCTGACCAACCGCATGGCGCCTCCGGCGGTGTTCGCCCTGCCGTTCTTCCAGCTCTATTCGGCATTCGGGCTCATCGATACGCATATCGCAGTCGCACTGGCGCATTGTCTGTTCAACGTGCCGCTGGCGGTGTGGATTCTGGAAGGCTTCATGTCGGGCGTACCAAAGGAAATCGACGAGACAGCCTATATCGACGGCTATTCGTTTCCAAAGTTCTTCGTGAAGATCTTCATGCCCCTGATCGCATCCGGCATCGGCGTGGCAGCCTTCTTCTGCTTCATGTTCTCATGGGTGGAATTGCTCATCGCCCGCACGCTCACGACGACAGACGCGAAACCCATTGCAGCCACGATGACACGCACCGTTTCTGCTGCCGGTATGGACTGGGGGCTGCTCGCTGCGGCAGGTGTTCTGACCCTGATACCCGGTGCGTTGGTGATCTGGTTTGTCCGCAATTACATCGCCAAGGGCTTTGCCCTGGGGAGGGTATGACGATGTTTCATATGCCCGACTTCTCATGGATGGCCTGGACCTGGCAGACGGCGGCGTTTTTCTGCGCCATAGCATTTCTGCTGCTGGGCATGGGCGTGTGGGAATATATCTCGCCCGGCGGCTCGCCGCGCAACGGTATCCTGCGCTTCGAGACAACACGCGGCGACCGCCTGTTTATCTCGCTGCTCGGCAGCGCATTCATCAATCTGGCATGGCTCGGGCTGGTTGGTCCGAACCTCTGGTGGGCTCTTGCCATTTCAGTGGTCTACGCCATCGGCGTATTCCGCTTTGTGTGAGAAATCCGGAGCGGAAACCTTCCGCTCCGCGCAAAATGGGCTCGGGGGACAAACCGCGCCCGGAAGTCGATATGCAATGCACTCGCAAGCTTTGGGAGGATCAACATGCGACGGCATCTAATGACGACTACAGCACTTATCGTGCTGGCAATGACAGGGGCAGCTTCAGCGGGAATGGATGAGGCGAAGCAATTTCTCGACAAGGAAATTGGCGACCTTTCATCCCTGTCGCGCGCCGATCAGGAAAAGGAAATGCAGTGGTTCATCGATGCGGCCAAGCCTTTCCAGGGCATGGATATCAAGGTCGTTTCGGAATCGCTGACCACCCATGATTATGAATCGAAGGTGCTGGCGCCCGCATTTACCGCCATCACCGGCATCAAGGTCACGCATGACCTTATTCAGGAAGGCGACGTCGTCGAAAAAATTCAGACCCAGATGCAGACCGGCCAGAATCTTTATGACGGCTGGGTCAACGACTCCGATCTGATCGGCACGCACTGGCGCTATCAGCAGGTCCGCAACCTCACCGACTTCATGGCCAATGAAGGTAAGGATGTCACCAATCCGGGCCTCGATCTGGACGATTTCATCGGCAGCAAGTTCACGACGGCTCCGGACAAGAAGCTCTACCAGCTTCCCGACCAGCAGTTCGCAAACCTCTACTGGTTCCGCTACGACTGGTTCAACGACGAGAAGAACAAGGCCGACTTCAAGGCCAAGTACGGCTACGATCTTGGCGTACCAGTCAACTGGTCTGCCTATGAAGACATCGCCGAGTTCTTCACCGGTCGCGATGTCGACGGCAAAAAGGTCTACGGCCATATGGACTATGGCAAGAAGGACCCGTCTCTCGGCTGGCGCTTTACCGATGCGTGGCTTTCCATGGCTGGCAACGGTGACAAGGGACTGCCAAACGGTCTGCCGGTCGATGAATGGGGTATCAAGGTTGATGATCAGTCGCGTCCGGTCGGCTCATGCGTAGCCCGCGGCGGCGACACCAATGGACCAGCTTCGGTCTACGCCATCCAGAAATATCTCGACTGGATCAAGGCCTATGCTCCGGCAGAAGCTCAAGGCATGACCTTCTCCGAATCCGGCCCGGTTCCGTCGCAGGGCAACATCGCCCAGCAGATTTTCTGGTACACGGCTTTCACCGCCGATATGGCCAAGCCCGGCCTGCCGGTCGTGAACGAGGATGGCACGCCGAAATGGCGTGTTGCCCCCTCCCCGCATGGCGTCTACTGGAAGGACGGCATGAAGCTTGGCTATCAGGACGTGGGTTCCTGGACCCTCATGAAGTCCACCCCGGATGACCGGGCCAAGGCTGCCTGGCTCTATGCGCAGTTCGTGACGTCCAAGACGGTCGATGTGAAAAAGAGCCATGTGGGTCTGACCTTCATCCGCGACTCGTCCATCCATCATCAGAGCTTCACGGATCGGGCACCGAAGCTCGGCGGTCTGGTCGAGTTCTATCGGTCGCCGGCCCGCGTCCAGTGGTCGCCAACCGGCACCAACGTGCCTGACTATCCAAAGCTGGCTCAGCTCTGGTGGCAGGCGATCGGCGATGCATCGTCGGGTGCAAAAACGGCACAGGAAGCGATGGATTCACTTTGCGCCGAACAGGAAAAAGTTCTCTCGCGTCTGGAACGTGCGGGGGTACAGGGCGACATCGGACCGAAGCTCGCCGAGGAACATGACATCGAGTACTGGAACAAGGATGCCGTTTCCAAGGGTAACCTCGCTCCTCAGCTGAAGATCGAGAACGAAAAAGAAAAGCCGGTTACGGTCAATTACGATGAACTGGTCAAGAGCTGGCAGAAGTAAGCCTTGCGCATAAACACTGTCGGGAAATCCGTGGGATGACACGACAGGCTGAACATTGAACCGCATTGCGTACATTCATTGCGCAATGCGGTTTTCATATCAACTTGAGGACAAGAAGAAGGGCGGCAGGTAATGCCGCCCTTTTGTATTTTGGTCACAATCAGCCACGCTGTGAATCGAGCTGTTCGTGGTTCTTTTCGACGTCCTGCGCCTTCAAGTAGCTTTCGATGAGAAGCTGGTAGGGAGGGAAAATCTTGGTGTAGACATTGGCCCATTCCTGCGCATCGTCACGATGCCATGTCTTCTGGAGTTCCGAAGCCACCGCAGCCGTATCCATCGGCACGACACCGGCCTGAACAACACGAGCGAGCGTAATTTCCTGCGCCATCTTGGAATAGGTTCCGGATGCGTCCACCACGGCGAAAACCTTATAACCGTCCTGAACGGCACTGATTGCCGGGAAGGCCATGCAAACGCTGGTGATGGTGCCTGCGATGATCAGGGTCTTGCGGCCCGTGGCCTTCACGGCAGCAACGAAATCCGGATTGTCCCATGCGTTGATCTCGCCACGGCGCGCTACATATTTGGCATGAGGGGCGTTCTCATGAATCTCGGGGATCAGCGGACCATTGGGGCCCTGCGGCACGGATGCCGTGGTGATGACCGGCATCTTGGTCAGCGTGGCCATCTTGGCAAGCGCGGTCGCATGATTGCGCAAAACAGGCATCGGCATGTCTGCGACGGTCTGAAACAGGCCGCTCTGATGATCGATCAGAAGCATGACGGCGTCGTTGGGGTCGATAACCGGACGCTGGCCGTTAAAGTTAGCTGGGCTGCTCATTTTAAGTCTCCTTCTTCAGGCTTGGACGTATTCAGGGCCGAAAGCATTTCCGGTCCGGGGATACCCGTGGTTCTTACTGACGCTACGGGAATGGATCAGGCAGGAATGGCGCCGAATTTCCCTGTTCGGAAATCCGCGAAAGCATCCTGCAATTCTTCATTTGTGTTCATGACGAAAGGGCCACGCATGGCGACAGGCTCTTCAAGCGGTTCGCCGCTCAGCAGAAGGACGGTTGCGTCGCTGTCAGCCGTAACCTCGAAACTGCCACCTTTTCGGTCGAGCAGAACGAATTGCGCATCCCGTGCCGATCTGTTGCCGTTGACGGTGATCGTTCCGCGCAAGATTGCCAGGCCGGTCGTATGTTGATCGGGAAGATCAAACACAACGCTTCCGCCCTGTTTCAGGCGCAGGTCCCATAGATCAATCGGCGTGAAGGTGCGTGCTGGTCCGGCATGTCCGGCATAGTTCCCGGCTATGACACGGACAATTCCAGCTTCATCCGGCAGGGCCACGGTCGGAATATCCCGATCGAGCACCGTCTGGTAAGCGGCGGGCGCGGACTTGTCCTTGGCAGGCAGGTTGACCCAGAGCTGCACCATTTCCAGCGTGCCTCCCTGTTCGGTAAACGCCTTCGAATGGCGCTCCTCGTGCAAAATCCCGGCGGCAGCAGTCATCCATTGTACATCACCGGGACCGATCATGCCTCCGCTTCCAGTGGAATCGCGATGTTCAACTTCGCCCTGATAGACAATGGTCACGGTTTCAAAACCGCGATGGGGATGGCTGCCAACCCCGCGCGGGGTTGCCGTGGGTGCAAACTGTTCCGGCCCGGCATAATCAAGATGCAAGAAGGGGCTGATGTGTTCGCCCATTGTCGCATGGGAAACCATGGAGCGAACCGGAAATCCATCACCCACCCAATGGGGCGATGAGCTGCTGTAAATGCCGATAACCTGTCTCATCTCGATCTTCCCGATTTATTTCGTTGCCTTGCAGACACTGAATTGACTGTCTGAGAGCAAAATAAATCTGGAACAAATTGACCGGTAGATCGAAGTTCAGGCTATACTGTCCTGAAAACAGGACAATGAAAGGCCCGGCCATGGCTGATCTCAACGATATGCGGTTTTATGTGGAAGTCGTGGAGCAAGGCGGCTTTTCCGCTGCCTCCCGAAAACTGGATATGCCGCGCTCCAGGCTGAGCCGCCGGATCGCCCTGCTGGAAGATGATCTCGGTGTCAGGCTTATCCAGCGCACCACCCGACAATTTGCCGTGACGGATATCGGCCAGGAATTTTATCGCCATTGTCTGGCGATGATGGTTGAGGCCGATGCTGCGCTGGACGTGATCGACAGAATGCGCACGGAACCGCAAGGCACGGTGCGGGTGAGTTGCCCGGCATCGGTCATTTATTTCCAGGTCGGTGAAATGATCGCCCGTTTCATGGCGCGATACCCAAAGGTGAAAATACATCTGGAAAGCACAAACCGGCGCGTGGATGTTATCCGCGAAGGCTTCGATCTCGCTATCCGCGTCCGCTTTCCACCGCTCGAGGATAGCGATCTCGTCATCCGCAAGCTGGCGGAAAGCGAGCAACGACTGGTGGCAAGCCCTGTATTCGTCAAGGAGGGATGCAACGCCGTCCCCGCCGACCTCGTCGACATGCCCGGCCTTGCCTGGGGATCATCCCACAACAGTTTTGAATGGAACCTGCTTGGTCCGAACGGCACCACGGCTGAAATTCCCTATCAACCGCTGCTGATCACGGAAGATATGGTTGCGCTGCGGCTGGCCGCTCTTCAAGGCATCGGCGTTTGCCAGTTTCCCACAATGGTTGTCCGGGATGATATAAAGACTGGGCGGTTGGTTGATCTTCTGCCCGACTGGGCACCCCGCAGCGGCATCATCCATGCTGCTTTTCCCTCGCGGCGTGGCCTGCTGCCTTCAGTGCGCGCACTTCTCGATTTTTTGGTCGAAGAGTATGCCGCTCTATCCGCAAGCGAACACAGGTCATGACGACCCAGAGACCTTCTCCAACGTATGGTCTACCGCTGGCTAAAGAATAGTTTCGTCGATAGCCTTGCGTTGAACAGCGCATTCCCGCGCCAGAAAGTCGATCAGGGTACGCACCGAAGGCAGCAAGCCACGCCTGGATGGAAATACTGCATGGACGATGCCCGCAGCCGGGCGCCATTCGGGCAAGACAGGCACCAATGTGCCTGCGGCAAGGTCACGCCAGATCATCATGGTTGGCAGCTGCACGATCCCGGCACCGTCGAGCGCGGCATCGCGCAAGGCAGCCATGTCATCAGTCAGGAAGCGGGGACGGTGCGGAATGACTGCCCGCTCGCCATTGTGCTTTTCAAGCCGCCATTCATAATTATGGGAGGCTGATGTCCATGCAAGGCTTGGTAGCCCCACCAGATCAGCCGGTGTGGTCACAGGTTCATTGAGGAAACCGGGTCGCGCGACCAGATACTGCGAACTGTCGTCCAGTTTGCGCATCAGAAGGTCGGTTTGCTCCAGCGGCGGAAACCGTACGCGGATGGAAACATCGAAACGTTCGCCGATCACGTCAACACGGCGATTGGTGCTTTCCAGATGCAGGTCCACCTTCGGATAGGCTGTGAGAAACTTGGCAAATAACGCCCCGAACTGGAATGAAATCAGCGCTGTCGGGCAGCTTAACCGAACCACGCCTTGCGGCTCGTCGCGATGTTGCGCGATGAAAGCAGTGGCAGCTTCCGCTTCAACCAGAACTGCCAGACAGCGGCGATAATATTCACGCCCGATATCGGTGACGGAAAAATGGCGCGACGAGCGCTGGATCAGGCGGACGCCCAACCGTTCCTCCAGAATCGCGATACGGCGGCTCAGTTTCGATTTTTGCAGGCCGATGGCGCGGCCTGCCTGTGCGAAGCCGCCATGATCAACCACCTGCACAAAGTAATAAAGGTCGTTCAGGTCTTCCATCGTTCCATTAATAGAACGCAGCGTCGATTTTGACAATCTTTTGCGCTTTTCGTTGCTGAGATAGCTTTCATTCATTCCACCAACGCCAAACGTTACACGAATATACGGGTGGCGATCTATCCTCTGACTTCCTGAAAGGAAACGTCGATGACCAAGCCATATGTACGCCTCAACAAGGATGATGTTGCTGTTCTTCTCGTCGATCACCAGACTGGCCTGCTGTCGCTGGTACGAGATTTCGACCCGGACAAGTTTAAGAACAATGTGCTGGCGCTCGCCGATCTCGCCAAGTATTTCAAGCTGCCGACTGTTCTGACCACCAGTTTTGAAAACGGCCCGAACGGCCCATTGGTGCCGGAGCTGAAAGAAACATTCCCCGATGCGCCCTATATCGCTCGCCCCGGCCAGATCAACGCCTGGGACAATGAGGAATTCGTCAAGGCGGTGAAGGCTACCGGCAAGAAGCAGCTGCTCATCGCTGGTGTCGTGACCGAAGTCTGCGTGGCTTTCCCGGCATTGTCCGCTATCGAAGCCGGTTTCGACGTCTTTGTCGTCACTGATGCGTCGGGCACCTTCAATGAAGTGACCCGCCATTCGGCATGGGACCGCATGAGTGCAGCCGGTGTGCAGCTGATGACCTGGTTCGGCGTTGCCTGTGAACTGCATCGCGACTGGCGCAACGATATTGAAGGTCTGGGTACGCTGTTTGCAAACCACATTCCAGATTATCGCAACCTGATCACCAGCTACAACACAATGACGTCCGGCAAATAAGCCGTCGCGACAATTCCGGTAAGCGAGCTTTGCTTGTCGGTTGGAGCATTGCAAGAGAACGCCGGGTTATAGCCCGGCGTTTTTTGTCATTTCTGATGAGTCAGGCCTGGGAGACTGTTATCGCTTCGCGCAGAACGGAGCGCAGCCAGGCGACAGCCGGATGCGCCCCGAAAGTATTGTGCGACAGCATGTTGATCTGAGTGGCTGGCAACGGATAGGGTGCCTCATGCAGAACAAGACCGTAAGTATCTTTGTAGGTTTCCGCGACACTGCGCGGTAACAGGGCGATCATATTGGTCGCCGCGACAAGCGGCGGTACGGCAAGAATGAGGGAAACCGTTGCGCCAATACGGCGTGACAGACCGACCTCCCGTAGCAGCCCCTCAAGAAATGGCGGATTGCTGGTTACAAACGCGCGCTCGAGACCTTCCTGTTCTTGCATGCCGGCAGCTTCCATTGCCGCGCGGCCTGACAACAAGACATCAATGTGTGGATAATGCCCGAGTGTTTCAATTGTCAGCGGGCCGGAAGAAGCCGGATGGTCTTTGCGCATGATCCAGACATTATCGACAGATACCAGCGTCTCCCGCCTGAATCGGCTGGGAATGCGTCCGAAAGCACCGACAACGAGATGCAGGGTTCCGCGATCCAGTTCTTCGACCAGATTGAGATCATTGAACAATCGAAGCCAAAGCCGGATACCCGGCGCTTCCTTTTCGAGTCGCTCCATGACGGCAGGAAAGAGCGTGCCGATATAGAAATCGGAAGTGGCGACCACAAAGCTCATATCCGCCGTGGCGGGATCGAACTGAACTGGTGAAAGTGCCGCTGATATGTCGGCAAGAGCCGAACGCAGCGGCTGCGACAGCTCTTCGGCGCGTGGCGTCGGATGCATGCCCTGCGGGCCGCGCACGAACAGTTCGTCTGACAGAATATATCGCAATTTTCCGAGTGCGTGACTGACTGCCGACTGGGTGAGATTGAGCCTCTCCCCGGCCTTGGTCACGTTCCGCTCTTCCATCAACGCGTTGAAGACACGGATCAGATTGAGGTCGATATTATGAATGCTGCTCATAATTCAAATTATAACAAATCATTTCAATCATGAAAGGAGGCATACCATATTCGCTCCATCAAACGGCTTTGATTTTCACAAGCCAAAACAAAGTCCCAAGGAGACAGAAAATGAAAAAGATCGTTTTTGCTATTACCGCAATTTTTCTCAGCACCGGTGCCGCTCTGGCTGAAAACCCGTTCGTCGGCCAGCCGGAAGCCATGGCCGCACAGGACAAGGCATTTGTTCTGCCCGGACGGGATGTGAACTCTTCGTTCCTCAAGCTCGACTTCACCAGCACGGCGGCGATCGTTCCTGCAAAAGAGGTCACAGAGAACGGCTCGGCACATCGCTTCGGCGATGCTTCACCTTCCAGCTTTCAGAACTAACGATACTCATCCCATGTCGAAACTGAAGGCGAAGCCGCGGCTTCGCCTTTTGGTTCTCACAGTCGGATATCAATTCAGACAATCAACTCAGGAACTGCGTGTTATGAACAAGCCAGTTGTTCTCTTTCAGCAGCCAGCTCCGGTCAAGGACAAGCCGGAGCCCCTCAAAGCAGCAGGAAAGCCCCGCCGCCGGGCCTATCTCAGTCTTGCCCGCGCATCTGTGATTGTCGCTGGGATCGGTCTTGCCATCGTCATTCCGCTTGGCTGGGGAAGCTGGGTGGCAGGCATGACCAACCAGACGACCGACAATGCCTATCTGCGTGCCGACACAACACCGGTCAGTGCTGAGGTTGGCGGGCGTATCGTGCATTTACTGGTGGAGGATTACCAGCACGTCAAAACTGGACAACTGCTGATGCAGATCGACCCGACCCAGTATCAGGCACAGGTGGATCAGGCCGGAGCTAGCGTAGCCGCCGCACAGGCCGCAATCCGTAATGCGCAGAGCAACATCACCTTGCAGCAGCGTGTGATCGAACAAGCAGAAGCCGGACTGGCGGCGCTCAACGCCGACCGCGAGCGCGTCGTCAGTGAAGGTCACCGACAGACATCTCTGACGAAAGACGGCTGGTCGACAGCGCAAAAGCTGGAAGCCGCGATTGCCGACGTCAAACGCATCGAAGCGCAGATTGCTGAAAAACAGGCCGAAATAGCAGCCGAGCGTCAGAAGCTGGACGTTCTTGCCACCCAATCCGACCAAGCCCAGGCTGAACTGTCCAATCAGCAGGCTGCATTGCGGCTCGCGCAGATCGACCTGGATCGTACCCATATCACAGCACCGATGGATGGTGTTGTGGGTGTCAGCGGCGCGCGCGAAGGACAATATGTACGGGCCGGGTCGCAACTCGTTTCAGTCGTGCCTGTCTCGAAGCTCTATATCGTCGCCAATTTCAAGGAAACGCAGCTGGCCAAGTTCAGGCCGGGTCAGGTTGTCAGCGTGACGGTCGATACATTCCCGGGCAAGGAACTGCGCGGTTATGTGGAGCGGTTGTCACCGGCAACCGGATCGGAATTCAGCCTGCTGCCACCGGACAACGCGACCGGCAATTTCACCAAAGTGGCCCAGCGCGTTGGCGTGCGCATCGCGCTTGAACAGAATGGTGAACTCGACGAACTGCTTCGCCCGGGCATGTCGGTCGTGGCAACCGTGCATACAGACCAGAGCATTGAGACGACAGCCAGTCTCATCAAATAGCTAATTGGGCCGCTTGCCGCGAAACTTCGTTTGAGACGGCAGGCGGCAGGAGCCGAAAAGCCATGTCCACCGCTACGACCGTTCGGGGTTCTGCCCAATCGCGCCCCACAAGCCTACCCAACATGCGGGCTTTGATCGGCGTCGCCGCCGTCCTGCTTGGCACGACGACATCCCTGTTGAACTCGCGCCTCACCGATATCGGGCTTGCCGATATTCGTGGCGCACTTGGTGTTGGCATGGATGAGGCGAGCTGGCTGACGACGGCTTATGTCGTTGCCGAAGTGGCCGCCATACCATCCGCCGTCTGGCTGCGCTCGATCCTCTCGCCCGCTCGCGGGGTCATGATCGGAGCACTCATCTTCACGATTGCATCGATGCTGGCGCCGTTCAGCCCCAATCTCCAGACGCTTATCAGCATTCAGGCGATACGCGGCCTGAGTGCAGGTATCCTGATGCCGATGGCTTATGCCGTGATCATGCGGCATTTGCCACAGCATCTGCGGCTTTACGGCTTGTCGCTCTATGCGCTGGCTTCGTCACTTACACCAAACCTTGCTGTCAGCATCGAGGGATGGGTGATCACTCACTTGTCTTGGCAATATCTGTTCTGGATCAACATTATACCCGGCAGTCTTACACTGCTGGCGGGAGCCTACGGGCTTGCCAACGATCCTATCAAATTCCTGCGCTTCCGCAGACATGACGGTTTCGGTCTGCTGGCACTGTCTTTCGGGCTGGCTGCATTGGTTACGGCACTCGATCAGGGCAACCGCCTCGACTGGCTCGGATCGGGATTGATCGTGGGTCTGCTGGCGTCGGCCTTGTTCTTTCTGAGCATTTATCTCATCCATGCATTGTGGCATCCAGATCCGGTGGTCAGTCCGCGTCTGCTTGCCAGACGGAATATTGGCTTCAGTCTGTTCCTGATGTTCGCCATGCGCATCGGGTTGATGACCTCTGCTTATCTGCTGCCGCAATACCTGATCCGTATTCAGGGCTATCGCGCGCTGGAAAGCGGCACGATGTTCTGGGTCTCTGTTCTGCCGCAGATCGTTCTGACGCCATTCGTCGCCTGGCTGACCTACAGGATGGATCCGCGCAGTCTGGCAGCATTCGGGCTGATGCTGTTCGGCGCAGGTGTTCTTATGCTGTCCGGTCTCACGCATCTGTGGACCTCGGATCAGATATTGCCTTCGTTGTTCGTGCAGTCCATCGCCGCACCATTCACCGCCATACCTCTGATGGTTCTGATAACGGAAGACATCAGCGTCAGGGAAATACCGTGGATTGCGTCCCTTGTTCATATCGTTCGCACGGTTGGCACAGCCATCGGTCTTGCTGCGGTCAGCACATTTACACGCGTGCAGGAGCAGTTGCACTCCAATCTGCTTGGCCTGCATCTGGAACGGGGCGCTGCGGATGTGCAGGGCCACATCGACCGAACCGCAGCCATGCTGGAAGCTCACAACAGCGATCCGACGAGAGTGACTGCCCAAGCCACGGCCATGCTCGCCAGAACCGTTCAACGGGAGGCTTTCGTGCTGGCCTACAGCGACATGTTCGTCATGATCGGTCTTGCCATTGCTCTTGCAGCGCTCGCAACACTCTTCATGCGCCAGCCAAAGCTGCCAGGAAAATTCCTGTGATACCGGCTGTATCTGCTGCAGTTCCCGCTTCAACGCAAGCAACCGTCCTATTTATAGGACATTGAGTACCGAAATCCGAACTACACAGCGTTGCGCCCGACAGCTACTTACAAAGGCATCGAAGCGATCACTGTATTCACGCTTCACGGCTAAATCTCGACAAGGAAATGGACATGAGAAAGTTCGTACTGCCCCTCTTAGCCTCGTTGCTGTCAGTCTCGGCTGCCCAGGCTGCGGATTACAAACTGGACCCAACACATACAAAAGCTGTTTTCTATATTGATCACTTCAATACATCGACAAACAGCGGCGGTTTCTATGAAATCAACGGCGATATCTCGTTCGATCCTGAAACCATGGATGGGAAGATGGATATTTCAATTCCCGTCAAGACGCTGAATACAGGCATGGCCGCATTTGATAAGCACGTGACAGGTGCTGACATGCTGGACGCGGAAAAGTTCCCGACCATTGAGTTCAAGTCGACCAAGTGGAATTTTGACGAAGACAAGCTGGTATCAGTGGATGGCGATCTGACCATGAAGGGAAAGACACTGCCAATCCAGCTCACGGCCACCAAGTTCGGTTGTTACCAGAGCCCGATCTTCAAGGCAGAAGTCTGTGGTGGCGATTTTGAAGCAACTATCGATCGCACCCAGTGGGGCGTGGACTTCCTTGTAAAAGAAGGCATGGCCAAGATGGTCAAGCTTGAAATTCAGGCTGAGGCTATCAAGCAGTAAATCAACTGCCCTGACCACGCATATAGTTCTTCGTCCCCATATGGCAGCCAGCGAGCCAAACGGCTCGCGTGGCCATGGGGACAATTTAGTGTCGATCAACCCGCCGCTTTAAACGTCGCGTCGGCGTTTCAGCTGAGGAACAATTTGACGAGCAGCGGCACAACGAGTGACGTTGCAATAGCGTTCAGCGCCATGGCAATCCCGGCGAAGAGCCCAGCCGTCTCATCGACATCGAAAGCACGTGCAGTTCCGATACCGTGCGACGTCAGCCCAACAGCAAATCCACGTGCGGCGTAGTCCCTTATCCGCATGGCATTCATGAAAGGGGTGACGACAAGTGCGCCGATGATACCGGTAAGTACGACCAATACCGCGGTTAGCGACGGTGTG
This genomic window contains:
- a CDS encoding LysR substrate-binding domain-containing protein, translating into MSSIHNIDLNLIRVFNALMEERNVTKAGERLNLTQSAVSHALGKLRYILSDELFVRGPQGMHPTPRAEELSQPLRSALADISAALSPVQFDPATADMSFVVATSDFYIGTLFPAVMERLEKEAPGIRLWLRLFNDLNLVEELDRGTLHLVVGAFGRIPSRFRRETLVSVDNVWIMRKDHPASSGPLTIETLGHYPHIDVLLSGRAAMEAAGMQEQEGLERAFVTSNPPFLEGLLREVGLSRRIGATVSLILAVPPLVAATNMIALLPRSVAETYKDTYGLVLHEAPYPLPATQINMLSHNTFGAHPAVAWLRSVLREAITVSQA
- a CDS encoding HlyD family secretion protein, translating into MNKPVVLFQQPAPVKDKPEPLKAAGKPRRRAYLSLARASVIVAGIGLAIVIPLGWGSWVAGMTNQTTDNAYLRADTTPVSAEVGGRIVHLLVEDYQHVKTGQLLMQIDPTQYQAQVDQAGASVAAAQAAIRNAQSNITLQQRVIEQAEAGLAALNADRERVVSEGHRQTSLTKDGWSTAQKLEAAIADVKRIEAQIAEKQAEIAAERQKLDVLATQSDQAQAELSNQQAALRLAQIDLDRTHITAPMDGVVGVSGAREGQYVRAGSQLVSVVPVSKLYIVANFKETQLAKFRPGQVVSVTVDTFPGKELRGYVERLSPATGSEFSLLPPDNATGNFTKVAQRVGVRIALEQNGELDELLRPGMSVVATVHTDQSIETTASLIK
- a CDS encoding DHA2 family efflux MFS transporter permease subunit, with amino-acid sequence MSTATTVRGSAQSRPTSLPNMRALIGVAAVLLGTTTSLLNSRLTDIGLADIRGALGVGMDEASWLTTAYVVAEVAAIPSAVWLRSILSPARGVMIGALIFTIASMLAPFSPNLQTLISIQAIRGLSAGILMPMAYAVIMRHLPQHLRLYGLSLYALASSLTPNLAVSIEGWVITHLSWQYLFWINIIPGSLTLLAGAYGLANDPIKFLRFRRHDGFGLLALSFGLAALVTALDQGNRLDWLGSGLIVGLLASALFFLSIYLIHALWHPDPVVSPRLLARRNIGFSLFLMFAMRIGLMTSAYLLPQYLIRIQGYRALESGTMFWVSVLPQIVLTPFVAWLTYRMDPRSLAAFGLMLFGAGVLMLSGLTHLWTSDQILPSLFVQSIAAPFTAIPLMVLITEDISVREIPWIASLVHIVRTVGTAIGLAAVSTFTRVQEQLHSNLLGLHLERGAADVQGHIDRTAAMLEAHNSDPTRVTAQATAMLARTVQREAFVLAYSDMFVMIGLAIALAALATLFMRQPKLPGKFL
- a CDS encoding YceI family protein — encoded protein: MRKFVLPLLASLLSVSAAQAADYKLDPTHTKAVFYIDHFNTSTNSGGFYEINGDISFDPETMDGKMDISIPVKTLNTGMAAFDKHVTGADMLDAEKFPTIEFKSTKWNFDEDKLVSVDGDLTMKGKTLPIQLTATKFGCYQSPIFKAEVCGGDFEATIDRTQWGVDFLVKEGMAKMVKLEIQAEAIKQ